One genomic region from Dehalobacter restrictus DSM 9455 encodes:
- a CDS encoding metal ABC transporter substrate-binding protein — MTAKTAKTAVIDKTAMNRKNRTNRTKMFFKWAKPFCAVLLAIMVTLSGCGAKESAAVNTDDSRGSLKIATSFYPIYLFTLNITKGISNVTVVNMTKPTTGCLHDYALTTEDLKSLEDAKVLVINGAGMESFLAKVTGQIPDLKIIDASEGITLIQDETGRNPHVWLSISKAIRQVQNIGDQLAVLDPENAEKYQENTAEYIAKLEQEKNKMHQALDGVKNRDIVTFHEAFPYFAEEFHLNVAAVIEREPGSEPSPIELAETIERIKVLKVKALFAEPQYSADTAETIANETGARVYYLDPIVTGPLEMDAYIDLMDKNLQTLQEALR, encoded by the coding sequence ATGACTGCTAAGACCGCAAAGACGGCTGTGATTGATAAAACGGCAATGAATAGGAAAAATAGGACCAATAGGACAAAAATGTTTTTTAAGTGGGCGAAACCTTTTTGCGCGGTTTTGCTGGCAATCATGGTAACCTTAAGCGGGTGCGGTGCGAAGGAGAGCGCCGCGGTGAATACGGATGACAGTCGAGGATCGCTGAAAATTGCGACTTCGTTTTATCCGATCTATCTATTCACTTTAAACATCACAAAGGGTATCTCGAATGTGACCGTCGTCAATATGACCAAACCGACAACCGGCTGTCTCCACGATTATGCACTGACGACCGAAGATCTGAAAAGCCTGGAAGATGCCAAGGTTCTGGTGATCAACGGCGCGGGAATGGAATCATTCCTCGCTAAGGTTACAGGGCAGATACCGGATTTGAAGATCATCGACGCCAGTGAAGGGATTACCCTGATTCAGGATGAAACAGGGAGAAATCCGCATGTGTGGCTGAGTATATCTAAAGCGATCAGACAGGTTCAGAACATCGGCGATCAGCTGGCGGTCCTTGATCCCGAAAATGCTGAAAAATATCAGGAAAATACTGCAGAATATATTGCAAAGCTCGAACAGGAAAAAAATAAAATGCACCAGGCCCTGGATGGGGTAAAGAACCGGGATATCGTGACTTTTCATGAGGCATTCCCGTACTTTGCCGAAGAATTCCATTTGAATGTGGCAGCTGTGATTGAGCGGGAGCCCGGATCAGAACCCAGCCCAATAGAACTGGCTGAAACGATCGAGAGAATCAAAGTATTAAAAGTTAAGGCTTTGTTCGCCGAGCCTCAGTATTCTGCGGATACAGCAGAGACAATTGCGAATGAAACAGGTGCCCGGGTCTATTACCTTGACCCAATCGTCACAGGCCCTTTGGAAATGGATGCTTACATTGATCTGATGGATAAAAATCTGCAGACGCTGCAGGAGGCTCTCCGATGA
- a CDS encoding metal ABC transporter ATP-binding protein, with translation MKNKCCNHELYEECGCGLCRTRINHLGVTLNNKEILRDINLEIYCGDLTAVIGPNGAGKTTLFKAILGEIPHTGTIEFLDPKDNQKGRPLIGYVPQKLDFDNSSPVTVLDLFTATYNRFPVWLGSSQKTKKRVQKNLTLVQAEHLLNRRLGALSGGELQRVLLALALDPVPNLLFLDEPVSGIDQKGLELFYDIVSRLRQDYDLSIILVSHDLNLVAKYADRVILLNHATIECCGTAAEIFANEKVIKTFGMGWTKGNAESKRKEEEQTNDRTMV, from the coding sequence ATGAAAAACAAATGCTGCAATCATGAATTATATGAAGAATGCGGATGCGGCTTATGCCGTACGAGGATCAACCACCTCGGGGTAACGCTGAATAACAAAGAAATACTGCGGGATATCAATCTGGAAATATACTGCGGCGATTTGACTGCGGTGATCGGACCGAACGGAGCTGGTAAGACAACCTTGTTTAAAGCTATCCTCGGTGAAATTCCACACACGGGAACGATTGAATTTCTTGATCCTAAAGATAACCAAAAGGGCCGTCCGCTCATCGGCTATGTCCCGCAGAAACTTGATTTTGACAACAGTTCGCCGGTCACTGTGCTGGACTTGTTTACAGCGACTTACAACCGTTTTCCCGTCTGGCTCGGTTCTTCTCAAAAAACAAAAAAACGCGTTCAAAAGAATTTAACGCTTGTGCAGGCTGAACATCTGCTTAACAGAAGACTGGGTGCGCTATCCGGAGGGGAGTTGCAAAGAGTATTGCTTGCGCTGGCGCTTGACCCCGTCCCAAATCTCTTGTTTCTTGATGAACCGGTGTCGGGTATCGACCAGAAAGGGTTGGAACTGTTCTATGATATTGTCTCCAGGCTGCGTCAGGACTATGACTTGTCGATTATTCTTGTTTCGCATGATCTGAATCTCGTGGCCAAATATGCAGACCGCGTGATACTGCTGAACCATGCGACCATCGAATGCTGTGGAACCGCTGCGGAAATCTTCGCCAACGAGAAAGTGATTAAAACATTTGGTATGGGGTGGACCAAAGGAAACGCTGAATCCAAAAGAAAAGAGGAAGAACAAACCAATGATCGAACAATGGTATAG
- a CDS encoding metal ABC transporter permease yields the protein MIEQWYRLLDALLPLAWLEYDFMKNALLAVLLVTPILGILGTMIVNNRMAFFSDALGHSALTGVAAGVVLGIQSPFWALLVFSVLFAVAVISVKNANTASTDTIIGVFSSTAVALGIVLLSRNGGFSKYSGYLIGDLLSITPSELGILALIFVLVLVFWAGWFNKLLLVSVNQSLAKSRGIHVRFYEFVFAIVVAVVVTFAIRWVGILIISSLLVLPAAASRNIAANTRQYHVLAVIIALISGLAGLILSYFWGTATGATIVLVLALFFAGTFVWKVSTR from the coding sequence ATGATCGAACAATGGTATAGACTGCTGGATGCCTTGCTTCCTCTGGCCTGGCTGGAATATGATTTCATGAAGAACGCCCTGCTGGCTGTTCTTTTGGTGACGCCCATTCTAGGTATCCTCGGCACAATGATCGTGAATAACCGGATGGCCTTTTTCTCAGATGCGTTGGGGCATTCGGCATTGACAGGCGTTGCGGCGGGAGTTGTACTCGGGATCCAAAGCCCTTTTTGGGCTCTGCTGGTTTTTTCGGTGTTGTTTGCGGTTGCGGTAATTAGTGTTAAAAATGCCAATACGGCATCGACGGATACGATCATCGGCGTATTTTCCTCAACGGCAGTTGCATTGGGTATCGTGCTCCTGTCACGCAACGGCGGCTTTAGCAAGTACTCCGGGTATTTGATCGGGGATCTGTTAAGCATAACCCCTTCAGAGCTGGGAATTTTAGCCCTGATTTTTGTGCTGGTGCTGGTGTTTTGGGCAGGCTGGTTCAACAAGCTGCTGTTGGTAAGTGTCAATCAATCCCTGGCCAAAAGCCGGGGAATTCATGTCCGCTTTTATGAATTTGTATTTGCCATCGTGGTCGCCGTTGTGGTAACGTTCGCGATTCGTTGGGTAGGCATTCTGATTATCAGTTCCCTGCTTGTACTGCCAGCTGCTGCTTCCCGGAATATCGCGGCAAATACGAGGCAGTACCATGTCCTTGCCGTGATCATCGCCTTGATTTCCGGTCTGGCAGGACTCATCCTGTCGTACTTTTGGGGAACCGCAACAGGCGCTACCATTGTTCTGGTACTTGCCCTATTCTTTGCCGGGACATTTGTCTGGAAAGTTTCAACAAGATAG
- a CDS encoding FmdE family protein, translating to MCREKTPWEKCAEFHGHECMGLAIGFRQAFIGLDALGVVRAADEELFAVVENDACGVDAIQVLTGCTLGKGNLIYKDSGKQAVTLANRKSGKAVRILRKRGNKPDDEQYTELKAKISAGTASEQEKIVWGSLQKERIEKFLAAPAAELFTVTEVAMPRIEPARIFQTVVCSQCGEPFAEVKAHLVGGKIICSDCNEAYTRGWR from the coding sequence ATGTGCAGAGAAAAAACACCTTGGGAGAAATGTGCTGAATTTCATGGACACGAATGCATGGGGCTTGCAATTGGCTTCAGACAGGCGTTTATCGGACTCGATGCGCTTGGTGTAGTGAGGGCGGCTGATGAAGAACTGTTTGCGGTCGTCGAAAACGATGCCTGCGGTGTCGATGCGATCCAGGTACTTACCGGCTGTACGCTCGGAAAGGGTAATCTGATTTATAAGGATTCCGGCAAACAGGCGGTCACGCTGGCCAACCGCAAATCCGGTAAAGCGGTTAGGATTTTAAGAAAACGCGGCAACAAACCCGATGATGAACAATACACGGAATTGAAGGCAAAAATATCGGCAGGTACGGCCAGTGAACAGGAAAAGATTGTTTGGGGGAGCCTGCAGAAGGAAAGAATTGAAAAATTCCTGGCCGCACCTGCAGCTGAACTATTTACGGTTACCGAAGTAGCCATGCCCCGAATTGAACCGGCCAGAATTTTTCAGACAGTCGTATGCTCTCAATGCGGGGAGCCATTTGCAGAAGTCAAAGCACATCTTGTCGGAGGAAAAATTATCTGTTCCGACTGTAACGAAGCCTATACCAGGGGATGGCGTTAA
- a CDS encoding sensor histidine kinase, which translates to MSKDQAAKNEANIILLGLLIGFLPFFLFIALPTLCNSKQWVYTFMNSFFPELFIAVVPFSLYYVVVNKYLPDYRRIYEGFISQILSSVCLSFILLLTLYLLKIVPSITFEVYIELFFSIYILIACYHYLQVILSKLFKKSGFLQEKKSFKQRIEELNENLTSLIANDQILIEMTQNLEIDGIFLITDNVQFNNLNKAVGRFQENLDERKILEEYFNNHNKLDMETKVLPDDFPAEVFVPFSSNNSVCGVFFGHRFSKIKFIQSELSFLTLLAGQLVYQLLILIVINGLNKELIVLNERINDTKTISETEIENTIPPNFVYSLFANMNNQDRLIPKLLAGPYHYVLDQYSWLDYLQRKNLPESIKQQTMLKIGEIDQDIKLGILAKIDKRNPPLLDSSGLLPTIELWIQDFMREELALIILNTFGIENSNRFDKQIETVAFRFIEKGIVNALRYSESHVFKVDIILIKNILEIIISDNGKGFDVNELETWLISGAHSGLAVMKQRIESVGGQLKITSQINKGTTLKAIFQV; encoded by the coding sequence AATTCATTTTTTCCTGAGTTATTTATTGCAGTTGTACCCTTCTCTCTCTACTATGTAGTTGTTAATAAATATCTGCCGGATTACCGCCGAATCTACGAAGGGTTCATCTCTCAAATTCTCTCGTCAGTGTGTCTTAGCTTTATCTTGTTATTAACCCTTTACTTATTAAAAATTGTGCCTTCTATTACATTTGAAGTATATATAGAATTGTTTTTCTCAATTTATATCTTGATTGCTTGTTACCATTATCTCCAAGTTATTTTAAGTAAATTGTTTAAAAAATCCGGTTTTCTTCAGGAAAAAAAGAGCTTTAAACAAAGGATTGAGGAATTAAATGAGAACCTGACCTCGCTTATTGCCAATGACCAAATACTCATAGAAATGACCCAAAATCTTGAAATCGACGGGATTTTCCTTATTACTGATAATGTCCAGTTTAATAATCTAAATAAAGCTGTTGGCCGTTTCCAAGAAAATCTTGATGAACGTAAAATATTGGAAGAATATTTTAACAACCATAACAAACTTGATATGGAGACAAAAGTACTTCCAGATGATTTTCCTGCTGAAGTTTTTGTTCCTTTTTCGTCTAATAATTCAGTATGCGGCGTTTTTTTCGGCCACCGTTTTTCAAAAATAAAATTTATACAGTCAGAATTATCTTTTCTCACGCTTCTTGCCGGTCAACTGGTTTATCAATTGCTGATATTAATTGTGATCAATGGCCTTAATAAAGAATTAATTGTGTTAAATGAACGTATAAACGATACGAAAACAATAAGCGAAACAGAAATAGAAAATACTATTCCCCCAAATTTTGTCTATTCACTTTTTGCTAATATGAATAATCAAGATCGTCTAATACCTAAATTATTAGCCGGTCCGTACCACTATGTTCTCGATCAATACAGCTGGCTGGACTACTTGCAAAGAAAGAATTTACCGGAAAGTATAAAGCAGCAAACCATGCTGAAAATTGGGGAAATCGACCAAGATATTAAGCTGGGGATTTTAGCAAAAATTGATAAGCGCAACCCTCCGCTGTTAGATAGTTCAGGGCTATTGCCAACTATTGAATTGTGGATTCAGGATTTCATGCGTGAAGAATTGGCTTTAATCATTCTCAATACTTTTGGGATAGAAAATAGCAATCGTTTTGATAAGCAAATTGAAACTGTAGCCTTTCGCTTTATCGAAAAAGGAATCGTTAACGCCCTGCGGTATTCAGAGTCCCATGTATTTAAAGTTGATATTATTCTCATAAAGAATATTTTGGAGATCATAATCAGCGATAATGGTAAAGGATTTGATGTAAATGAACTGGAAACTTGGCTTATTTCCGGTGCTCATTCGGGTTTGGCTGTCATGAAGCAACGTATTGAAAGTGTTGGCGGACAATTGAAAATTACTTCACAAATAAATAAAGGGACAACACTAAAAGCAATTTTTCAAGTATGA